The Candidatus Cetobacterium colombiensis genome includes the window GGGTTATAGAGTATGATAAAAAGTTTTATTATGATCCTGGAAATCCAGAAGCAAGAAAATTTACTGAAGATGTTATTGTAGATGTAGTAAAAAATTATGATATAGATGGAGTTCATATGGATGATTATTTTTATCCATATCCCGTTTTAGATAAGAATAAAAAAGTAGTATCTTTTCCAGATGATAGAACATATAAGTTATATGGAAAAGGAATGAAAAGAGACGATTGGCGAAGAAAAAATACGGATATGTTTGTAGAAGAGTTGTCTAAAAAAATTAAAAAAGCAAAACCATATGTAAAGTTTGGAATAAGTCCATTTGGAGTGTGGAGAAATAATGATAAGGATATTACAGGGTCAGCAACAAGGGCTGGAGCTGAAAATTATGATACTCTTTATGCAGATACACGAAATTGGATACAAAATAATTGGATAGATTATATTGTTCCACAAATATATTGGGATTTTAATTTAAAAGTAGCTCAGTACGATATTTTAGTAAAATGGTGGATAGATGAAGTGAAAGACAGCAATGTTAATTTATATATAGGGCATGCAGCATATAAGATAAATACAACTAAAGCTTGGAAAAATGAAAATGAACTTATAAACCAAATTAATTATAATAGAAAATATAAGGATGTATCAGGAAGTGTATTTTTTGGATTTGATAAAATTCAGAAAAATGCTTTAAATATAAAAGATAATTTGAAAAGTAAAGTTTATAAAGATCAAATTTTACCACCAACTACACCGTGGATAGACACAATCGCTCCAAAGCCTATAAAAAATTTAAAAGCCAATAATACAAAAGAGGGGATTCTTTTAACATGGGATGATCCAACTAATAATTATGCTGATTATTATGTAATATATAGAAGTGTGAATAAAGATTTTAGTGGAGTTTATTCAAAATATATTCTAACAACAGTAAAAAGAAAATATGGATTAAAGTATTTGGATAAAGATATTGAAAAAGGAAAGACATATTATTATAAAGTTTCACCAGTAGATAAAGTTCATAATGAAGGTAAAATAAAGGAAAAAGTTATTTTAAAAAAATAAAAAACTTTGTTGACAAAAACTATAAATTGTGGTACTATATCTTTGTAAGTGATGCGGGAGTAGCTCAGTTGGTAGAGCGTCAGCCTTCCAAGCTGAATGTCGCGAGTTCGACCCTCGTCTCCCGCTCCATACAAAGATGCGTCATTAGCTCAGATGGTAGAGCACACGACTTTTAATCGTGTTGTCACTGGTTCGAGCCCAGTATGACGCACCATTTCTAACCGCCCCGTTCGTTCAGTGGTTAGGACAATAGATTTTCACTCTATAAACAGGGGTTCGATTCCCCTACGGGGTACCATTTGGAAGCATAGCTCAGTTGGGAGAGCACCTGCCTTACAAGCAGGGGGTCACTGGTTCAAGTCCAGTTGTTTCCACCATTAATGGGGGTGTAGCTCAGTTGGTTAGAGCGCATGCCTGTCACGCATGAGGTCGCGAGTTCGACCCTCG containing:
- a CDS encoding glycoside hydrolase family 10 protein — its product is MKKFNFFFFIFLMSFSLVFGKEPEREFRGVWIATVDNINWPSKQGLTIEEQKQEYINILDEIKSLNMNAIIMQVRPTADRFYKKVDKEPWAKYITGENGKDPGYDPLEFFIEEAHKRNLEFHAWFNPYRITLKKNEPIPDNHIAKKNPQWVIEYDKKFYYDPGNPEARKFTEDVIVDVVKNYDIDGVHMDDYFYPYPVLDKNKKVVSFPDDRTYKLYGKGMKRDDWRRKNTDMFVEELSKKIKKAKPYVKFGISPFGVWRNNDKDITGSATRAGAENYDTLYADTRNWIQNNWIDYIVPQIYWDFNLKVAQYDILVKWWIDEVKDSNVNLYIGHAAYKINTTKAWKNENELINQINYNRKYKDVSGSVFFGFDKIQKNALNIKDNLKSKVYKDQILPPTTPWIDTIAPKPIKNLKANNTKEGILLTWDDPTNNYADYYVIYRSVNKDFSGVYSKYILTTVKRKYGLKYLDKDIEKGKTYYYKVSPVDKVHNEGKIKEKVILKK